GTCCCCGAAGGCGTACGCGGCACGGCCGTGCCCGGCCAGGATCTCCTGGCCGAGAGCGATGGTGACCGGGTCGATGTCGGTGTAGAGCACGTGGGCGCCGGTGGCGACCTCGTGCACGTTGCCCTGAGTGGGCACGCCCGCGCCGAAGACCAGGAAGTTCTGGATTCCCTGGGTCACCAGGTGGGTCACCATGCGCCCGGAGAAGTCCCGTAGCGAGCGGAAGATCACCGCACAGGGGCCGTACGCCCCTTCGAATGCCTTGGCCGCGGCGACGTCCACTGGGAAGTGGTGCCGACCACCGAGCCAGTAGTCGATCATGCGGGCGGTACTCGGCGTCTCCGTCATCGACACACATCCTCCGGTCACGGCCCATCGGGCGCACCAGCGTACCCAGTGGAGCGGGCCTCGACGGCGAGCAGAACCGGCGATCGTCGTAGCGTCGTGGTGTACTCCGGCGAGCTTTGGGGAGCGAGGACCGGGAGAGTTCATGCGGCTACGAAATGTCCGGGCGGACGACGTCGAGGCGTACGTCCGGATGCGTTGCGACCCGGTCATGATGGCCGAGCTCGGCGGTCCGCTTCCCCGGGAGGGGATGGAGGAGAAGGTGGCGCGGGACGCGCGCGGCGCGGCGGCCGACCTCGACTGGATCCGGATGATCGTGCCGGACGACGACGTTCCGGAGGTGGTCGCCGGGACGGTGACGCTCTGGGCGCACGAGACCGACGGCGAGCCGGTCTCGGAGATCGGTTGGATGGTGCTACCCGAGTTCCAGGGGCGGGGACTGGCCAAGCGGGCCGTCCGGATGCTGCTGGAGCAGGCGCGCGACGACGGACGATGGGGGCCGGTGCACGCCTACCCGGCGACCGCGAACGGCCCGTCGAACGGCATCTGCCGTTCCCTCGGCTTCCGGCTGGTCGGGGAACGTGACATGCCGTTCGCCGGGCGGATGCTCCGGTCCAACGACTGGGTCATCGACCCCGGCCTCGACCTCGTCTGACCCGGGGCGCCCAGGGCCCGGTCAGGGGAGACGCCCGTCGAGCATCACCCCTTCCTCCGAACTGACCAGTTCGTCGACCAACTCGAAGAACGCCTGGATGTACGGCCGGTTCCCGCCCTTCGCCCGGGACGCGGCAAGGTCCTCCGGAGAACGCCAGAACACGATGTCGAGCCACTCGTTGTCCGGCAACTGGATCAGCCGGGCGTCGAGGAAGCCCTTCCGGTCGGCCTCGAAGTCGCGCAGCATCGCCGGTCGCGCGGCCAACAGTTCCTCGGCCCGCGCGGATGACACGCGGAACCGGGTGAGTTCTACGGTTACCATCGTCGCCCCCATGGTGATCGTGGTGGTCCTCCGGCGCGACCAGCACTCGTACGAGACCCTGACGCCGGCCCCGTGGTTGCTCCCGGACCGGCGCGACGCAGACGGGCACAACGAGCAGACTATCGGCATCAACTCGAACGAAACGGGCGAATCGGCGGTGGCGTGCCGCCGTTCGTCGCCGCCAGAGCGGGGTACCCCACTTCTCCCCGACCTGAGCCGACCCACCACCGAATCCCACCCCCAGCCGCATCCCAGCCGCAGGAGGGGAAGCATGGAACCGACCAGCACCTCGCCGGTGGTCGTCGGCGTCGACGGGTCATCCACCGGACTGGCCGCCGTCCACCTGGCCGCCGACGCGGCCGTACGGCGCAGTCGACCGCTCCGCGTCGTACACGCCTTCGTCTGGCCCAAACTGCGCGTTTCGGGAAAGCCGTCTC
The Micromonospora pisi DNA segment above includes these coding regions:
- a CDS encoding GNAT family N-acetyltransferase; protein product: MRLRNVRADDVEAYVRMRCDPVMMAELGGPLPREGMEEKVARDARGAAADLDWIRMIVPDDDVPEVVAGTVTLWAHETDGEPVSEIGWMVLPEFQGRGLAKRAVRMLLEQARDDGRWGPVHAYPATANGPSNGICRSLGFRLVGERDMPFAGRMLRSNDWVIDPGLDLV